Proteins found in one Pseudomonadota bacterium genomic segment:
- a CDS encoding GntR family transcriptional regulator codes for MAENARFVAGEVKSTAGVVLDSLRQAILIGDIAGGTQLKQNEIAAAFNVSAAPVREALHSLVASGLATQAPNRGVTVAVMSERDFLDIMELRALLEPRALELSAPRLTTADLSAAEAILDAVAVAGGAAERAELHWQFHLALYDRADRPRLLAQIESLYVAMSRYWCPVWNKVGLSENWRAIHGGIVDVLRRGAFDDAVRMTEDQINAGRERWQSEFKRKLGDLAQ; via the coding sequence ATGGCGGAAAACGCGCGGTTTGTGGCGGGCGAGGTGAAGTCCACCGCCGGGGTGGTCCTGGACTCCCTGCGCCAAGCCATATTAATCGGCGACATCGCCGGCGGTACGCAGCTGAAGCAGAACGAGATCGCGGCCGCGTTCAATGTCAGCGCTGCGCCGGTGCGCGAGGCACTGCACAGCCTGGTCGCCTCGGGCCTAGCGACCCAGGCGCCCAATCGCGGCGTCACCGTGGCGGTCATGTCCGAACGCGACTTTCTCGACATAATGGAGCTGCGCGCCCTCTTGGAGCCGCGGGCGTTGGAACTCTCAGCGCCGCGCCTGACCACCGCTGATCTCAGTGCCGCCGAGGCGATCCTTGATGCCGTTGCGGTCGCGGGTGGTGCCGCCGAGCGCGCGGAACTGCACTGGCAGTTTCACCTGGCGCTTTATGACAGGGCCGACCGCCCCCGGCTGCTGGCCCAGATCGAGTCGCTCTATGTCGCGATGTCGCGCTACTGGTGCCCGGTGTGGAACAAGGTCGGCTTGAGCGAGAACTGGCGCGCCATTCACGGTGGCATTGTCGATGTCCTGCGGCGAGGCGCGTTCGATGACGCCGTCCGGATGACTGAAGATCAGATCAATGCCGGGCGCGAGCGCTGGCAGTCGGAATTCAAGCGCAAGCTGGGTGACCTCGCCCAATGA
- a CDS encoding DUF1493 family protein: MATVDATMPMLSFDDAMYSEAARSGGHTSASAKDELERIVSDIIGKPTVLGVSDRLYHDVNLAGDDATRLLDEVHQRFGVRFAGFRFDSYFPHGTSVSVDALLMKLGLRGKWKELTVEHMLNVIDTGAWFEPDEVDLAGGESTSRMPTAAFDAPQT; the protein is encoded by the coding sequence ATGGCGACAGTTGATGCGACGATGCCCATGCTGTCATTTGACGATGCGATGTACAGCGAGGCCGCGCGGTCGGGCGGCCACACCAGCGCATCCGCCAAGGACGAGTTGGAGCGCATCGTCTCCGACATCATCGGGAAGCCGACGGTGCTCGGCGTCTCAGACCGCCTCTATCACGACGTCAACCTTGCCGGTGACGATGCCACCCGGCTTCTCGACGAGGTCCATCAACGTTTCGGCGTGCGGTTCGCCGGCTTCCGGTTCGACAGCTACTTTCCCCACGGCACGTCGGTTTCCGTCGACGCCCTGCTGATGAAGCTCGGCCTGCGCGGTAAGTGGAAAGAGCTGACCGTTGAACACATGCTCAACGTCATCGATACAGGAGCATGGTTCGAGCCGGACGAGGTCGATCTAGCCGGCGGTGAGTCGACGTCTCGTATGCCGACCGCCGCCTTCGACGCGCCACAGACC